The Podarcis muralis chromosome Z, rPodMur119.hap1.1, whole genome shotgun sequence DNA segment catcttgagaagtagagacgtcaccttgccaacaaaggtccgtatagttaaagccatggttttcccagtagtgatgtatggaagtgagagctggaccataaagaaggctgatcgccagagaattgatgcttttgaattatggtgctggagaagactcttgagagtcccatggactgcaagaagatcaaacgcatccattctgaaggaaatcagccctgagtgctcactggaaggacagatcctgaagctgaggctccagtactttggccacctcatgagaagagaagactccctggagaagacactgatgctgggaaagatagagggcacaaggagaagggggcgacagaggacgagatggttggatagtgttttcgaggttaccagcatgagtttgaccaaactgtgggaggtagtggaggacagaggtgcctggcgtgctctgggccatggggtcacgaagagtcggacacgactaaatgactaaacaacaacaacaacaactatttccAGTGTTCAGGCAGTGAGTGCTATTGATGACACAGGCAAAATGGTGCCACCTGCACGCATAAGACAGAGGGATGCATTAGCAGACTTGGAGAAAGTCCAAGCTTTTTGCAGCACCactatacgggggggggggggggctggagagaccccaaccccccaaaaataaCAACGGTGAGGACAGAGTATGATTAGTGGCTACAGAAGGTTCATCATTTGGGAAGGGGGCTGGAAAATGAAAGGGATGTAAATGGAATATTCTATAAAATGGCAGAGTTGTCCTGAAGCCTCAACAAGAGCACTCCACACCACAGCTCTCTGTAACTGTGTAAGAAACTAAAGTGCACTTTACTTACTGCAAATAGCGAAGTGGTTGCCTTCCTCTGACACAGGCACAAACACATATCGATTTCCACTGAGATAGGAAATTCTGAATTTTCTTATCCTGAGAACTCAGTATGCCAAGAACCTCAATGACTGGGCAAgtcagcttttattttttttaaagaagaagtcaCATCTCACTTCTAACTTGTTAGCTGGGGGTGGAATAGAGATAAGTTTTGGCTTTAACATGTGAGTCACTGCTGTAAGAGGATATGAAGTTCAGGCTTGTGTCTCAGAATCAATTGATTGCTTCTGCTGTACATTTCAGAGAGGTTCTTGAGGATGAAAGAGACTGGATGGGGTGGCAGAATGTTCCACCAGTTGTTCAGCGAAAACTGGACAGTGGAGAGGAACTTTTAGGGTTGTAGATGGGAATGCATCTTTATTATTAAAGAACATAGGGGGAAACATCCCAATATAATGAAGAAAATATCAGCAGAATGTGAGCCTGTTTGGGGATTTATTTCTTTTCAAAGAGGGTTTTTGGGGACAACTGCCTCATCGGGTGCACACTGAGGAGTAGCTGAGAGACGTAAGACTGATGGATATGTCTTTTCCCGTACTTTTGACAACAGCACCGTTGCCTTGGGATAGATATGGGATCAGGAAGCTTcagctctccagctgttgttgagcTCCAGCTATCACAGCCAACacacagggatgatgtgagttgggCCTATGtggaaggtcaaaggttctccacaccccGCTCTCTAGGACACTCAGCCTCTTAATTTCTATTCCctactgcagggatggggaaattctggccctctagatcaggggttggcaaggtttacctcgcctgggctggttcactccagcggaaatctctctgtgggccggattgcgcGCATGTGAGCCCATGCATGATTTCTGGCACCAGAGTCCCCAACTCGCCGAGTaggcggctcagtttgggggtggctcatgggtTCGTTAAATgaccccgtgggccgcttgtggcccatgggccttaggttgcctacccctgctctatatGCTTTTGGGGCTCAAACTCTCATTAGTCTCAAGTTAGCATAGCCAGTGGgcaaggatgataggagctgtggtccaacaatgtctggaagaCCACTAGTTTCTCATCCCTGCACTagaaactccccaccccccaccaaatCTCATTTTCAAGACACAGCCTTCTGGTATAGGCACCTGATTGGACCACAAACAAGCATACAAAGCCCATTTGTCTTTAGGATGCACAAGGCATACATGTCCTCCAGGAGAATTGCCCTCAGTTGAGGAGCCTGTATTCCCACTGTTGTTCCACTGGAACATGATGAAGAGAAAGGTCGCCGTTCTCATTCATGACGTCTTCCTTTTAGAAAAGTCTAAGAGCTGCTTAATGAAAATTGTGCTTAAACAtctgctctcccttcctgctgAGCGTCGCTGCTGCCAAGCATGCTCGGAACAGTGGTGGAGCACTTCAGTACAGCAGCTCCACTCATTTCTTTCCTTGTACAAGCTGCTGCTCTCCCATTGAAAACATGGAGAGAGGATAAATTCAGAGCTCAATCAGCAGCCATTGACCAGAAGTCACAAAATAGGAAAAAGTGAATGCAGGCAGGAATTTATCGTATATCCAGGCTTGTTTTTTAACAGAAGGTGCCAGGTGCCGGTCTTTATCACTAATCAATCCCTATGTTCACTGGGCAATAGTCTGAGTCAATTAGGTTCTCTGTGGTTCCATACTTTTTGTCCCTACCGTTGCCTTTGTACCTCTTTAAATTCTGCACTTTTAACTTTTGTTTTACTTGTAAGCTGCTGTGTACAGAAATTTGCCCATAAGAGAGACGTCAACAAGTCataaatgaatacataaataaaaataacaaataaagagagaaaatggtagagaaaaggcagcatttttACAGAAAATGTTTTGGTAGGGGGAACAGGTGGGTGAGCTCTCACCACCTCAGGCCAAGATGCATTGGAGGAAGTTGCTTGCACGACTAAAAAAATGTTGTGAACATACGAAGCTACttgatacagagtcagaccactggtctatctagctcagtatcgtccACACCAACTGTTTCCCAGCCCTACAAGGAAATGctgggcattgaacctgggaccttcagtaCGCAagaaggaatataggaagctgccctataccaaGTGATAAATttggcccatttagctcagtagtattggactggcagcagctctccaggcttccaagtgGGGTTCTCTcgcagccctaccaggagatgccagggattgaacatgggaccttctgcatgtaaagcaggtgcTCCAGCACTGAGCTATGACTGTCTAGTCACACATAAGAGACTGCTGGAAAGGAGTACAGGAGCCAAttactgaaaaaagaaaaatcacgtAAGACTCACTGTAAGAGAAAAGCATTCATTCTCCCAGACAGTATGCTGAGTACATATTAGGAACTTGACAACATGGCTATGCTGAAAGAAGTTTTCTCACTTGAAGGATGCCTATTCTGGTGGACAGGGCTTAATGCAGGCATGCACCAAGGATCCTCACCCGGTGTGTCATAAGAGCCAATGTATAGAAAGTAATCAGGAAAACTACAGAACTGAAGGTAAGATATTACTTTGCAAACATGCTGGCTAGCAAGTGATGATTCAACAGCAACCGTTTCATTTTTTGCATTTACTTTTGAGTCCACAATTAATTTATGCTATATGCTTATGTTTTATTACAAAGGTTCATAATACATCAATTCCATAGataagggaaggaaagagaaatttCAACACAATATACTATAAAATAATTTTGCAATTCAGATGAACCAGCAGCATGTTGCCCAACATTAGATTCCTCCTCCTTTAAAAAGGATACATCTTATTTACAGACTCCCTTAAGACACTGTCACTATTCTACATCCTTACGTTTTAAAATATTCCTAGTGATTTATAGTAACACAAGTAGGAGGTTCTCATTTGTAAACATTTTCAATCCCAGGATTTATCTCTTAGGTTAGGATTTAAAAACAGAGTATATAAAACTTGGAAGGGTAATGATAAAATATTCAAGATTCAGGAAAGTTGTGGAAGTTAATTTCACCTTAAGGAAAAACTTGTCCTTAAGCAGCACTTCACATTAGCTACTGAAACAGGTACAATTCCCAGCTGCACATTGGTGCATTTCAGCTGTGCTTGTGTGCTGAATCCTGTGTAGCAGGTTCCAGTGAAATCAAGAAGTGATTTTGGATCAGTGCTGCCACCAGTCTAATCAATAAAAGTGGCAATTTGTTCAAAAGATTTGTGCATTTGTCCATGATTACACATGCATTCGTAGCTATACTAAGAAACTCGACAAAGACACAGGTTGAGGAAAAAGAGCAATGGCTATCTGGCAAGATTATGGAAAAGGTGACAGTATGAAATGTTAAAGATATTTAAAAGTATCAGTTGTGAGAGGGCAACACAAATCAGGTACATTTATTAAAACAAACTGTGCGGTTGTTATCCAATCAAGTTTTAGTcagagcagagccactgaaattaacggGTCTAAGTTAATCATGTCCACTAAATCCAATGGCCCTACTCCAAGTAGAACTAACAAACAGATACATTCCTGGGTCTCAACAAATAATGCACAAACATTTTTAGGACTGCCTAACGCTATTACCGAAATCAATGGTAACGCTGTCAGTGGTAATTCTACCACAGTTCTTGGAAATTAGGCAAAACATTCCATTGTTGAGGAAAAGCATTTATTGGAAGGGGTTAACTGAATTAAGAGTCAAGATTAGGGTAGACTCTATACTTTGCGGGGAAAGGTATCCTACATTAAAAGCCACCATGCAAAAATGTGCTAACAGGTGGACTGAAGTTACAAGCTCCTGGACAGGACTCAATGAATCCTTCCTTCTCCATCAAAAAGTATACGGAGCCACTTTTTCAAGCACCTGGTGTTCTGTTTAACCATGAAGTGTAGCCAGCATACTGTCAGTCAAGGCTCCTGAAGTTGAACCCCACCCCCATCTAAAAGACACAGgaataaaatatatttcaaagaacttCAACCATTTTTGATCCAGACTCTGTTGGCGAAGCTCTGAAATTCTTCATGTTCAACTTTACGAATTATCTAGATGTTCATTTCAAAGCAGTTCTAGGCAGGTTACTAAGCAAGCAATTGTTTCCCAGGAGCTCTCTGCAGACAGATTGTGAAAATTGATTCCAGGGTACTCCTGTTGAGGCTCCCTTCTAGTTTTCCCAACTCTGCCAGGTCTTGAGGCTCATGAAGTCAGAgatgtaatttaaaaacaaaaaacgctACTGGAATGGGGGAATGATGCAACCCCATCTTGTCCCATTTCAAACACCGACTATTAGACTTTACACTCTGGGGCTTCGCTCCACCTGGAAACGTCCCCTCCTTGCCTGCCACGCTGCAGCGGCGACTTTTAGTCCTGCTTCCCTTCCCGCCATTGCCGTGAACCTTCGTTCCATGCCACGTAGACAAAAAGAGCGAGCACGACGTGAACGGCTACCACAGCAACTATTGCGGCATAAAAATAGCTGTCTCTGCTTGACATTCCAAAGGAACCTAAAAGAacaaagggggtgggagagagaagaagcaTTAAAACTTACAGGaagccagtaaaaaaaaaaaaatcagccaatGCCTTCATATTTTCTAGTGACCAAATTATTTAAATGATAAAAAGATTGTATGATTAGGGCAGAAGTGGCTAAAGTAAAACTATGTCTTCCTTTTAAGGCCCTCAGCTTCTATAAAACCCTTCCAGTGTCATAAATATGTCCTTGATTTGAGGGTTTTCTATGGTTCACACAACAGCTGCAACCTAGAGAAGATTATCAGTGCTTGAGTCTTGAATCCTATCCTCATTTACAAGACAGTAAGCCTAaatgaaacttacttctgagtagacatgcaaaaTCTGTGCTGCAAGAATGTTTTTAGTTATGATAAGTTTCACTTATGAAGAAAGCAACACACAGAGGTAAATCATGTATATTGACATTCTTCCATGATCAACATATGCAAACAAAATGAACTTCTTTACTCCATGCCAGCCTTCACTAACTTGGTGTCCCCAAGTgttctagactacaactcccattggctgatgcaagttgtaatccaaaccatctggagggcactaggttggtgaaggctgccatACACCACCTCAGTTATATTCAATacctttttctgcccattaataGCAGCGAACAGAAGCTCTGAAGTTAAgctatgcacattttaaaattattactactgggaagggagagagggtaCAACTTAGCAGCCCTACCAAAACATACACAAATATATCAGCCACGCCCTTATTTTCAGTGTTTATGCTCCGA contains these protein-coding regions:
- the VMA21 gene encoding vacuolar ATPase assembly integral membrane protein VMA21 isoform X2; translation: MRFTPRNETSLASTLRTLLFFTTLMIMLPIGLYFSSKVYVFEGSFGMSSRDSYFYAAIVAVVAVHVVLALFVYVAWNEGSRQWREGKQD